From Streptomyces chrestomyceticus JCM 4735, one genomic window encodes:
- a CDS encoding SMI1/KNR4 family protein, whose product MGNRHEDGVRARLGEMAARDPDRKRFGASTHRYALAPPLPEAEIRVFEKTHGIALPGEYRSFVAVVGDGPAGPGHGLMPLTVPRPEAVEEWAVDDAWAEDRLPGRLAAPFPLTEPLPGRLGTPVDALTRGTLMLAEQGCGSFDRLVLNGPYAGQVWQIDPDWGGFVPVSPGFRAWYTDWLAGP is encoded by the coding sequence ATGGGGAACCGGCACGAGGACGGCGTCCGCGCTCGGCTAGGGGAGATGGCCGCACGGGACCCGGACCGGAAGCGCTTCGGGGCGAGCACGCATCGTTACGCGCTGGCGCCACCGCTCCCGGAGGCGGAGATCCGGGTGTTCGAGAAAACCCACGGCATCGCGCTGCCGGGGGAGTACCGGTCCTTCGTCGCGGTGGTGGGCGACGGCCCGGCCGGGCCCGGCCACGGCCTGATGCCGTTGACCGTCCCCCGCCCGGAGGCCGTCGAGGAGTGGGCCGTCGACGACGCGTGGGCGGAAGACCGGCTGCCGGGCCGGCTCGCCGCACCGTTTCCGCTCACCGAACCCTTGCCCGGCCGGCTCGGGACACCGGTCGATGCGCTGACCCGGGGCACTCTCATGCTGGCCGAACAGGGCTGCGGCAGCTTCGACCGGCTGGTCCTGAATGGCCCCTATGCGGGTCAGGTCTGGCAGATCGACCCGGACTGGGGCGGCTTCGTACCGGTGAGCCCCGGGTTCCGCGCCTGGTACACCGACTGGCTGGCAGGCCCGTGA
- a CDS encoding DUF6233 domain-containing protein, with the protein MSELPPDLPRLRTLETWLRLQLAAVRARIQHLEQAERDRPVPVRPPRPDWLLETERLGGRDGRPVRVHAGGCGQARGRAISREQAVDALGQGVEACYGCRPDTELGILG; encoded by the coding sequence GTGAGCGAATTGCCCCCTGACCTGCCACGCCTCCGCACCCTGGAGACCTGGCTGCGCCTGCAGCTCGCCGCCGTACGGGCCCGTATCCAGCACCTCGAACAGGCGGAGCGCGACCGCCCCGTACCGGTCCGGCCGCCCCGGCCCGACTGGCTGCTGGAGACCGAGCGGCTCGGGGGCCGCGACGGGCGGCCGGTCCGCGTCCATGCCGGCGGGTGCGGCCAGGCTCGCGGCCGGGCCATCAGCCGCGAGCAGGCGGTCGATGCTCTCGGGCAGGGCGTCGAGGCGTGTTACGGCTGTCGTCCGGACACCGAGCTGGGCATTCTCGGCTGA